One part of the Numenius arquata chromosome 24, bNumArq3.hap1.1, whole genome shotgun sequence genome encodes these proteins:
- the PTPN7 gene encoding tyrosine-protein phosphatase non-receptor type 7, translated as MVQACLVCSRVHNGSLTAQAARADMDKTDKPSPSAKKHVRLQERRGSNVSLMLDMSSLGSVEPIQPVCTPRDITLKFLRTSSHVLRREELQQRAQSLTQLQDEFSKIPPNFVSSEELEIPGRASKDRYKTILPNPESRVCLRRAGNQEEDSYINANYITGYAGRPREYIATQGPMLNTVTDFWEMVWQEEAPLIVMITKLQEGKEKCVHYWPEKEGTYGPFTICVQGVSECVEYVLRDLSIQFEGECRQVKHILFPSWPDQQTPESAKPLLHLVAKVEETLQAAASPGPIIVHCSAGIGRTGCFIATRMGCQQLKNKGEVDILGIVCRLRIDRGGMIQTSEQYQFLHHTLALYASQLLEAGDH; from the exons ATGGTACAGGCCTGCTTGGTGTGCTCCAGAGTTCATAACGGCAGCCTGACAGCCCAGGCAGCCAGGGCAGACATGGACAAGACAGACAAGCCCAGTCCCTCTGCCAAGAAGCATGTGCGTCTTCAGGAGAG GAGGGGCTCCAATGTGTCACTGATGCTGGACATGAGCTCGCTGGGGAGCGTGGAGCCCATCCAGCCTGTCTGTACGCCTCGGGACATCACGCTGAAGTTCCTGAGGACGTCCAGCCACGTGCTGAGGAGAGAGGAGCTCCAACAACGCGCCCAGAGCCTGACACAGCTCCAGGACGAGTTTTCG aaaaTCCCACCCAACTTTGTCAGTTCAGAGGAGCTGGAGATCCCTGGACGTGCCTCCAAGGACAGATACAAAACCATCCTCCCCA ACCCTGAGAGCCGGGTCTGTCTCAGGAGAGCAGGGAACCAGGAGGAAGACAGCTACATAAACGCCAACTACATCACG GGCTacgcggggcggccccgggagtACATTGCCACCCAGGGACCCATGCTGAACACCGTGACCGACTTCTGGGAGATGGTGTGGCAGGAGGAGGCGCCTCTCATCGTCATGATAACCAAGCTCCAGGAGGGCAAAGAG AAATGTGTCCACTACTGGCCCGAGAAGGAGGGCACCTATGGCCCCTTCACCATCTGCGTGCAGGGTGTGAGCGAGTGCGTGGAGTACGTGCTCCGGGATCTctccatccag TTTGAAGGTGAATGTCGCCAGGTCAAACACATCCTCTTCCCTTCCTGGCCGGACCAGCAGACGCCCGAGTCAGCCAAGCCCCTGCTGCACTTGGTGGCCAAGGTGGAAGAGActctgcaggctgcagccagCCCAGGGCCCATCATTGTGCACTGCAG CGCAGGGATTGGCCGGACGGGCTGCTTTATCGCCACCAGGATGGGTTGTCAGCAGCTGAAGAACAAGGGGGAGGTGGATATCTTGGGAATTGTGTGCCGCCTCCGCATAGACAG AGGCGGGATGATCCAGACAAGCGAGCAGTACCAGTTCCTCCATCACACACTAGCTCTCTACGCCtcccagctgctggaggcaggagacCACTAG